A part of Vigna radiata var. radiata cultivar VC1973A chromosome 11, Vradiata_ver6, whole genome shotgun sequence genomic DNA contains:
- the LOC106777801 gene encoding uncharacterized protein At1g27050, giving the protein MSRKRDRHYFSRHDAASKRRRPLPEPVEEERPATRPALPSAVVVMGLPQDCSVLDLKSRFEIYGAISRIRIDRDAVGYITYRSKESADAAIAAGVDPSFGITVSSKKVQVLWATDPLAMWREGVGNSKDKGHMSKLVRAEAPLSKRGRGNRLASAIGNPKHGENSSRSPILEAPFKGREIVAYDDIL; this is encoded by the exons ATGAGTCGCAAGCGAGACAGGCACTATTTTTCCCGCCACGACGCCGCCTCCAAGCGCCGCCGCCCCTTGCCAGAGCCCGTGGAGGAGGAGAGGCCGGCGACGAGGCCGGCGCTGCCTTCCGCAGTGGTCGTGATGGGCCTTCCTCAAGACTGCTCCGTCCTCGATCTCAAGTCTCGCTTTGAGATCTACGGCGCCATCTCCCGCATCCGCATCGACCGCGACGCCGTCGGCTACATTACCTACCGGTCAAAGGAATCTGCCGACGCCGCCATCGCCGCCGGTGTTGACCCCTCCTTCGGAATCACCGTTAGCTCCAAAAAG GTTCAGGTGTTGTGGGCAACAGACCCTCTAGCCATGTGGAGGGAAGGAGTTGGTAATAGCAAGGATAAAGGGCATATGTCAAAACTTGTTCGTGCTGAGGCACCTTTGAGCAAGCGTGGAAGAGGTAATAGACTTGCTTCAGCTATAGGGAACCCCAAACATGGTGAAAATAGCTCCCGTAGCCCAATTTTAGAAGCGCCTTTCAAGGGCCGAGAAATTGTTGCTTATGATGATATCCTCTAA
- the LOC106776809 gene encoding uncharacterized protein LOC106776809 yields the protein MPERPPPPIERFDGTSDPEHHIRNFIDSMAFYSKSDPIKCRAFSLSLKGEALEWYYTLPPNTVDNFRTVITLFRKQYAANRKEEVTAAELVNLKQDKDEPLRSFMQRYNKAARRVKGVNQAFIISIFPNCLKPGYVSEHLYAKLPNSMEELQERMTEFIRMEDQHLTETPTSGNKKEIRQVREGDQRPLRRDLPVPLGPRYDHYARLNAPLTKVFKEALSAELINVRKRPTPRATNETKACLFHANHGHATEDCTTLRDELERLIRAGYLRQFVKKGPKSHKRSPRRETV from the coding sequence ATGCCTGAAAGGCCTCCACCACCGATAGAAAGATTTGACGGAACTTCAGACCCGGAACATCACATCAGAAATTTCATCGACTCTATGGCCTTCTATTCCAAAAGTGACCCGATTAAATGTAGGGCCTTCTCTCTATCCTTGAAGGGAGAAGCGTTGGAGTGGTACTACACCCTCCCTCCTAATACAGTGGACAACTTCCGCACCGTCATCACCTTATTCAGAAAACAATATGCAGCCAATCGAAAAGAGGAAGTGACTGCCGCAGAACTTGTCAACCTTAAGCAAGATAAGGACGAACCCCTCAGATCGTTCATGCAGAGATACAACAAAGCAGCCAGGCGAGTGAAGGGCGTCAACCAGGCGTTCATCATCAGCATTTTCCCTAATTGCCTGAAACCGGGATACGTCTCGGAACATTTATACGCTAAACTACCTAATTCGATGGAGGAACTCCAAGAAAGAATGACCGAGTTCATTCGGATGGAGGATCAACACCTGACGGAGACCCCCACAAGCGGGAACAAGAAAGAAATAAGACAAGTTCGTGAAGGAGACCAAAGGCCTCTTAGAAGAGATCTACCCGTACCCTTAGGCCCTCGGTACGATCACTACGCACGCTTAAATGCGCCACTGACAAAAGTGTTCAAGGAGGCTTTAAGCGCCGAACTTATCAACGTAAGAAAGCGACCCACACCTCGGGCCACTAACGAAACTAAGGCCTGCCTATTTCATGCCAACCATGGACATGCTACTGAAGATTGCACCACCCTAAGGGATGAACTAGAAAGGCTCATCCGAGCGGGATATCTCCGGCAATTCGTAAAGAAGGGACCAAAATCGCATAAACGATCTCCCAGAAGGGAAACAGTATGA
- the LOC106777800 gene encoding ultraviolet-B receptor UVR8 isoform X3, producing the protein MDSITISNVKIGSNSSRDNSDIVKTVERHKAVMEESEKKEKKEEKGEQVVWSWGAGTEGQLGTKIVKDELFPQLLRQPSLSSISSLACGGAHVIALTFAGKVFSWGRGNSGQLGHGEVVNKALFPKVVTSLDGYFITNVAAGWSHSGFVSDSGCVFTCGDGTFGQLGHGDYASHCSPVKLTCFGDQRVAQVACGMRHSLVLLKDCIGNQVYGFGSGKRGQLGVSNDKVKSVNVPRTVTGFESVEIIGIAANGDHSAAVSVDGHVYTWGRGFKGFEDAHLPRCLNSSFNFIKVALGWNHALAMTGEGEVYMLGGNHHGVLSDLQNISPPAKHKPVDLREVNLEKVPGLDGMKITDIATGAEHSVIVTDNGEIRTWGWGEHGQLGLGDTCDQISPVTVNVGYDLNETESIKVFCGSGFTFAVTMPYILLT; encoded by the exons ATGGATTCTATCACAATATCTAATGTTAAAATAGGTTCAAATAG TTCAAGGGACAACAGTGATATTGTGAAGACAGTGGAGAGACATAAAGCGGTGATGGAAGAAtctgaaaaaaaagaaaaaaaagaagaaaaaggagaacaAGTTGTCTGGAGTTGGGGTGCTGGAACCGAGGGTCAGTTAGGAacaaagattgttaaggatgaGCTCTTCCCTCAACTCCTTCGCCAACCCTCTctctcttcaatctcttccCTTGCATGTGGCGGGGCTCATGTCATAGCCTTGACCTTTG CTGGGAAGGTATTTTCATGGGGTAGGGGCAATTCTGGGCAACTAGGCCATGGGGAGGTTGTGAATAAGGCTTTGTTTCCCAAGGTTGTAACGTCATTGGATGGCTACTTCATAACCAATGTCGCTGCTGGGTGGAGCCACTCGGGTTTTGTTTCAG ATTCTGGGTGTGTCTTCACTTGTGGGGATGGGACGTTTGGTCAACTGGGACATGGAGATTATGCCTCACACTGTTCTCCTGTCAAATTGACATGTTTTGGTGATCAGCGTGTAGCGCAGGTTGCATGTGGAATGCGTCATTCCCTGGTCTTATTGAAAG ATTGTATAGGAAATCAAGTTTATGGATTTGGCTCTGGGAAGCGTGGTCAGCTGGGTGTCAGCAACGATAAGGTCAAATCTGTTAATGTTCCTAGAACTGTTACTGGCTTTGAAAGTGTTGAAATCATTGGAATTGCTGCAAATGGAGATCATAGTGCTGCAGTATCTG TTGATGGGCACGTTTATACTTGGGGAAGAGGCTTCAAGGGCTTTGAAGATGCTCACCTTCCTCGTTGCTtaaattcttcttttaattttatcaaagttGCTCTGGGATGGAACCATGCTTTAGCAATGACCG GTGAGGGAGAGGTTTATATGCTAGGTGGAAACCACCATGGAGTGCTTAGTGATCTTCAGAACATAAGCCCCCCAGCCAAGCATAAACCTG TAGATTTAAGAGAAGTCAATTTGGAGAAAGTCCCTGGCCTTGATGGGATGAAGATTACTGATATTGCTACCGGAGCCGAGCATTCTGTCATTGTCACAG ATAATGGAGAAATAAGAACATGGGGTTGGGGTGAGCACGGCCAACTTGGTTTAGGAGATACTTGCGATCAAATCAGTCCTGTTACAGTAAATGTAGGTTATGATCTGAATGAAACTGAATCAATTAAAGTTTTCTGTGGAAGCGGGTTCACATTTGCTGTAACTATGCCCTATATTCTCCTCACTTAA
- the LOC106777800 gene encoding ultraviolet-B receptor UVR8 isoform X1 gives MDSITISNVKIGSNSSRDNSDIVKTVERHKAVMEESEKKEKKEEKGEQVVWSWGAGTEGQLGTKIVKDELFPQLLRQPSLSSISSLACGGAHVIALTFAGKVFSWGRGNSGQLGHGEVVNKALFPKVVTSLDGYFITNVAAGWSHSGFVSDSGCVFTCGDGTFGQLGHGDYASHCSPVKLTCFGDQRVAQVACGMRHSLVLLKDCIGNQVYGFGSGKRGQLGVSNDKVKSVNVPRTVTGFESVEIIGIAANGDHSAAVSVSLVDGHVYTWGRGFKGFEDAHLPRCLNSSFNFIKVALGWNHALAMTGEGEVYMLGGNHHGVLSDLQNISPPAKHKPVDLREVNLEKVPGLDGMKITDIATGAEHSVIVTDNGEIRTWGWGEHGQLGLGDTCDQISPVTVNVGYDLNETESIKVFCGSGFTFAVTMPYILLT, from the exons ATGGATTCTATCACAATATCTAATGTTAAAATAGGTTCAAATAG TTCAAGGGACAACAGTGATATTGTGAAGACAGTGGAGAGACATAAAGCGGTGATGGAAGAAtctgaaaaaaaagaaaaaaaagaagaaaaaggagaacaAGTTGTCTGGAGTTGGGGTGCTGGAACCGAGGGTCAGTTAGGAacaaagattgttaaggatgaGCTCTTCCCTCAACTCCTTCGCCAACCCTCTctctcttcaatctcttccCTTGCATGTGGCGGGGCTCATGTCATAGCCTTGACCTTTG CTGGGAAGGTATTTTCATGGGGTAGGGGCAATTCTGGGCAACTAGGCCATGGGGAGGTTGTGAATAAGGCTTTGTTTCCCAAGGTTGTAACGTCATTGGATGGCTACTTCATAACCAATGTCGCTGCTGGGTGGAGCCACTCGGGTTTTGTTTCAG ATTCTGGGTGTGTCTTCACTTGTGGGGATGGGACGTTTGGTCAACTGGGACATGGAGATTATGCCTCACACTGTTCTCCTGTCAAATTGACATGTTTTGGTGATCAGCGTGTAGCGCAGGTTGCATGTGGAATGCGTCATTCCCTGGTCTTATTGAAAG ATTGTATAGGAAATCAAGTTTATGGATTTGGCTCTGGGAAGCGTGGTCAGCTGGGTGTCAGCAACGATAAGGTCAAATCTGTTAATGTTCCTAGAACTGTTACTGGCTTTGAAAGTGTTGAAATCATTGGAATTGCTGCAAATGGAGATCATAGTGCTGCAGTATCTG TATCTTTAGTTGATGGGCACGTTTATACTTGGGGAAGAGGCTTCAAGGGCTTTGAAGATGCTCACCTTCCTCGTTGCTtaaattcttcttttaattttatcaaagttGCTCTGGGATGGAACCATGCTTTAGCAATGACCG GTGAGGGAGAGGTTTATATGCTAGGTGGAAACCACCATGGAGTGCTTAGTGATCTTCAGAACATAAGCCCCCCAGCCAAGCATAAACCTG TAGATTTAAGAGAAGTCAATTTGGAGAAAGTCCCTGGCCTTGATGGGATGAAGATTACTGATATTGCTACCGGAGCCGAGCATTCTGTCATTGTCACAG ATAATGGAGAAATAAGAACATGGGGTTGGGGTGAGCACGGCCAACTTGGTTTAGGAGATACTTGCGATCAAATCAGTCCTGTTACAGTAAATGTAGGTTATGATCTGAATGAAACTGAATCAATTAAAGTTTTCTGTGGAAGCGGGTTCACATTTGCTGTAACTATGCCCTATATTCTCCTCACTTAA
- the LOC106777800 gene encoding ultraviolet-B receptor UVR8 isoform X2, producing MDSITISNVKIGSNSSRDNSDIVKTVERHKAVMEESEKKEKKEEKGEQVVWSWGAGTEGQLGTKIVKDELFPQLLRQPSLSSISSLACGGAHVIALTFAGKVFSWGRGNSGQLGHGEVVNKALFPKVVTSLDGYFITNVAAGWSHSGFVSDSGCVFTCGDGTFGQLGHGDYASHCSPVKLTCFGDQRVAQVACGMRHSLVLLKDCIGNQVYGFGSGKRGQLGVSNDKVKSVNVPRTVTGFESVEIIGIAANGDHSAAVSVSLVDGHVYTWGRGFKGFEDAHLPRCLNSSFNFIKVALGWNHALAMTGEGEVYMLGGNHHGVLSDLQNISPPAKHKPDLREVNLEKVPGLDGMKITDIATGAEHSVIVTDNGEIRTWGWGEHGQLGLGDTCDQISPVTVNVGYDLNETESIKVFCGSGFTFAVTMPYILLT from the exons ATGGATTCTATCACAATATCTAATGTTAAAATAGGTTCAAATAG TTCAAGGGACAACAGTGATATTGTGAAGACAGTGGAGAGACATAAAGCGGTGATGGAAGAAtctgaaaaaaaagaaaaaaaagaagaaaaaggagaacaAGTTGTCTGGAGTTGGGGTGCTGGAACCGAGGGTCAGTTAGGAacaaagattgttaaggatgaGCTCTTCCCTCAACTCCTTCGCCAACCCTCTctctcttcaatctcttccCTTGCATGTGGCGGGGCTCATGTCATAGCCTTGACCTTTG CTGGGAAGGTATTTTCATGGGGTAGGGGCAATTCTGGGCAACTAGGCCATGGGGAGGTTGTGAATAAGGCTTTGTTTCCCAAGGTTGTAACGTCATTGGATGGCTACTTCATAACCAATGTCGCTGCTGGGTGGAGCCACTCGGGTTTTGTTTCAG ATTCTGGGTGTGTCTTCACTTGTGGGGATGGGACGTTTGGTCAACTGGGACATGGAGATTATGCCTCACACTGTTCTCCTGTCAAATTGACATGTTTTGGTGATCAGCGTGTAGCGCAGGTTGCATGTGGAATGCGTCATTCCCTGGTCTTATTGAAAG ATTGTATAGGAAATCAAGTTTATGGATTTGGCTCTGGGAAGCGTGGTCAGCTGGGTGTCAGCAACGATAAGGTCAAATCTGTTAATGTTCCTAGAACTGTTACTGGCTTTGAAAGTGTTGAAATCATTGGAATTGCTGCAAATGGAGATCATAGTGCTGCAGTATCTG TATCTTTAGTTGATGGGCACGTTTATACTTGGGGAAGAGGCTTCAAGGGCTTTGAAGATGCTCACCTTCCTCGTTGCTtaaattcttcttttaattttatcaaagttGCTCTGGGATGGAACCATGCTTTAGCAATGACCG GTGAGGGAGAGGTTTATATGCTAGGTGGAAACCACCATGGAGTGCTTAGTGATCTTCAGAACATAAGCCCCCCAGCCAAGCATAAACCTG ATTTAAGAGAAGTCAATTTGGAGAAAGTCCCTGGCCTTGATGGGATGAAGATTACTGATATTGCTACCGGAGCCGAGCATTCTGTCATTGTCACAG ATAATGGAGAAATAAGAACATGGGGTTGGGGTGAGCACGGCCAACTTGGTTTAGGAGATACTTGCGATCAAATCAGTCCTGTTACAGTAAATGTAGGTTATGATCTGAATGAAACTGAATCAATTAAAGTTTTCTGTGGAAGCGGGTTCACATTTGCTGTAACTATGCCCTATATTCTCCTCACTTAA
- the LOC106777040 gene encoding uncharacterized protein LOC106777040 isoform X2, with protein sequence MGLTVMPLGFLGFLHLPLLPKHPKQMIQYESDITSSDNRGPECYFLVYREIIADSESGIVGILNRLEKQRSRSFGLGVDSISSENNEDKDEWDHRTAMDAIATGLENSSRAPSFNPISSHPSGSQIKPDQHGLQLGMENSENSLKPEMWRSWIVQRNGFPDADFEDAEIIPSETQKGGMSDTSGHHDILKRREFSSELTNNETGLYSLDGKASHNDIKSRIQHLESELSSTLHSLRSRSDKITKQMVHKSSSDELAKLSDAWEFQENEIMNAQDKLRSIQAKLAVLEGKMSLAIMDAHKVVEEKQTKISKAQKALQMLKTTCVVWPNNASEVLLTGSFDGWSNKRKMERLSSGIFSVSLQLYPGRYEMKFIVDGEWKIDPLRPIVTNDGYENNVLIVSD encoded by the exons ATGGGATTGACTGTTATGCCACTCGGGTTTCTGGGGTTTCTTCACCTTCCTCTTCTTCCCAAACATCCCAAACAGATGATTCAGT ATGAATCTGATATAACTTCAAGTGACAACCGGGGTCCTGAGTGTTACTTTCTGGTATACAGAGAAATTATAGCTGACAGTGAATCTGGCATTGTGGGGATATTGAATCGATTGGAGAAACAACGAAGTAGATCTTTTGGACTTGGTGTAGATAGTATTTCTTCTGAAAATAATGAAGACAAAGATGAATGGGATCATAGAACGGCTATGGATGCA ATAGCTACCGGCCTTGAAAATAGTAGCAGGGCACCCTCATTTAACCCCATAAGCAGTCATCCCAGTGGTTCTCAGATCAAACCTGATCAGCATGGGTTACAGTTAGGTATGGAAAATTCAGAAAACTCACTTAAGCCAGAGATGTGGAGGAGTTGGATTGTTCAGAGAAATGGTTTTCCAGATGCAGATTTTGAAG ATGCTGAAATTATTCCCAGTGAAACTCAGAAAGGAGGCATGAGTGATACTTCTGGACACCATGATATCCTGAAGAGAAGGGAGTTTTCGTCTGAACTTACAAACAATGAAACAGGATTATATTCTCTTGATGGAAAAGCAAGTCACAATGACATTAAATCCCGTATCCAGCATCTGGAATCCGAGCTATCTTCTACACTTCACTCGTTGAGGTCTAGATCAGATAAAATTACCAAGCAGATG GTTCATAAGAGCTCTTCTGATGAACTGGCAAAGCTTTCCGATGCGTGGGAATTTCAGGAAAATGAGATCATGAATGCTCAGGACAAATTGCGTTCTATACAGGCTAAGTTGGCAGTGTTAGAAGGAAAGATGTCATTGGCAATAAT ggatgcacataaGGTAGTCGAAGAAAAGCAGACGAAGATTAGTAAGGCTCAGAAGGCTTTGCAAATGCTGAAGACTACTTGTGTAGTTTGGCCAAATAATGCTTCAGAAGTACTTTTAACAGGATCATTTGATGGTTGGTCCAACAAG AGAAAGATGGAGAGGTTAAGTAGTGGTATATTTTCTGTGAGCTTGCAGCTGTATCCTGGAAGATACGAG ATGAAGTTCATTGTAGATGGAGAATGGAAAATTGATCCTTTACGTCCTATTGTAACCAACGATGGCTATGAGAATAATGTTCTTATAGTTAGTGATTGA
- the LOC106777040 gene encoding uncharacterized protein LOC106777040 isoform X1, whose amino-acid sequence MHFFTAPSLSLLSPHLIASPVAPLYFPGWTWRARRFGAEPGSVLHSSWRGTCYKGLCWSCTGFLRRCKDWSGEFSSLESEILEFMQSSDKPKHFPTKEELVAAGRMDLVEAIVNEGGWLAFGWESNGGSSGIGGLEDNCSYGIDCYATRVSGVSSPSSSSQTSQTDDSVEIIADSESGIVGILNRLEKQRSRSFGLGVDSISSENNEDKDEWDHRTAMDAIATGLENSSRAPSFNPISSHPSGSQIKPDQHGLQLGMENSENSLKPEMWRSWIVQRNGFPDADFEDAEIIPSETQKGGMSDTSGHHDILKRREFSSELTNNETGLYSLDGKASHNDIKSRIQHLESELSSTLHSLRSRSDKITKQMVHKSSSDELAKLSDAWEFQENEIMNAQDKLRSIQAKLAVLEGKMSLAIMDAHKVVEEKQTKISKAQKALQMLKTTCVVWPNNASEVLLTGSFDGWSNKRKMERLSSGIFSVSLQLYPGRYEMKFIVDGEWKIDPLRPIVTNDGYENNVLIVSD is encoded by the exons ATGCACTTCTTCACCGCACCCTCCCTTTCGCTGCTCTCGCCTCACCTGATCGCGTCCCCCGTCGCCCCGCTCTACTTCCCCGGCTGGACCTGGCGGGCACGCCGGTTTGGGGCCGAACCTGGTTCGGTTCTCCATTCTTCTTGGAGGGGGACCTGCTACAAGGGTTTGTGCTGGTCCTGCACTGGGTTCTTGCGGCGGTGTAAGGATTGGAGCGGAGAGTTTTCGTCTCTTGAATCCGAGATTCTTGAGTTTATGCAGAGTTCTGATAAGCCCAAACATTTTCCCACCAAGGAGGAGTTGGTTGCTGCAGGAAGGATGGATTTAGTTGAGGCTATTGTCAACGAGGGAGGGTGGCTTGCGTTTGGGTGGGAATCGAATGGTGGGTCCAGTGGAATAGGCGGTCTTGAAGATAATTGTAGCTATGGGATTGACTGTTATGCCACTCGGGTTTCTGGGGTTTCTTCACCTTCCTCTTCTTCCCAAACATCCCAAACAGATGATTCAGT AGAAATTATAGCTGACAGTGAATCTGGCATTGTGGGGATATTGAATCGATTGGAGAAACAACGAAGTAGATCTTTTGGACTTGGTGTAGATAGTATTTCTTCTGAAAATAATGAAGACAAAGATGAATGGGATCATAGAACGGCTATGGATGCA ATAGCTACCGGCCTTGAAAATAGTAGCAGGGCACCCTCATTTAACCCCATAAGCAGTCATCCCAGTGGTTCTCAGATCAAACCTGATCAGCATGGGTTACAGTTAGGTATGGAAAATTCAGAAAACTCACTTAAGCCAGAGATGTGGAGGAGTTGGATTGTTCAGAGAAATGGTTTTCCAGATGCAGATTTTGAAG ATGCTGAAATTATTCCCAGTGAAACTCAGAAAGGAGGCATGAGTGATACTTCTGGACACCATGATATCCTGAAGAGAAGGGAGTTTTCGTCTGAACTTACAAACAATGAAACAGGATTATATTCTCTTGATGGAAAAGCAAGTCACAATGACATTAAATCCCGTATCCAGCATCTGGAATCCGAGCTATCTTCTACACTTCACTCGTTGAGGTCTAGATCAGATAAAATTACCAAGCAGATG GTTCATAAGAGCTCTTCTGATGAACTGGCAAAGCTTTCCGATGCGTGGGAATTTCAGGAAAATGAGATCATGAATGCTCAGGACAAATTGCGTTCTATACAGGCTAAGTTGGCAGTGTTAGAAGGAAAGATGTCATTGGCAATAAT ggatgcacataaGGTAGTCGAAGAAAAGCAGACGAAGATTAGTAAGGCTCAGAAGGCTTTGCAAATGCTGAAGACTACTTGTGTAGTTTGGCCAAATAATGCTTCAGAAGTACTTTTAACAGGATCATTTGATGGTTGGTCCAACAAG AGAAAGATGGAGAGGTTAAGTAGTGGTATATTTTCTGTGAGCTTGCAGCTGTATCCTGGAAGATACGAG ATGAAGTTCATTGTAGATGGAGAATGGAAAATTGATCCTTTACGTCCTATTGTAACCAACGATGGCTATGAGAATAATGTTCTTATAGTTAGTGATTGA